The nucleotide window gagtgggggaatgatgatgatgatgatgaagatgagtgggggtatgacgatgatgatgacgacgagtgggggaatgatgatgatgatgatgatgaagatgagtgggggtatgacgatgatgatgacgacgagtgggggaatgatgatgatgagtggGGGGATGATGAAGACGAGAAGtgagaggaagatgatgatgatgagtggGGGGATGATGAAGACGAGGAGTGggggtgtgatgatgatgatgatgatgatgatgagtggGGGGATGATGAAGACGAGGAGTGGGGGTGTGATGAGGAGGCCGTGAGTGGTGCAGTGCCCCCTCTGTAGGTGGTGCCCCCTTCGCCCTGCAGCGTCAGCTCAGTCTGGCCCACATCCGTGAAGTACTGCTTCTGCTCCTCAGCGCCCAGCCCAGACTTGTAGATGGACGGCACGACCACCTCCTTTAGTTGCCGGCTCTTCATCACCCGCAGGGCGCCCACTCTCTCCACACTGTTGACCCGGATGGACTCCAACTGGTCCAGCTGCTTGTCAATAGCCACGTAGCTCTCCCGGTCAGCAGAGAACTCGGCGTACTCAGCACACGAGCCCTTGCAGTTGCGCAGCTTCATGTCAATGTCCACCTGTTAAGAGTAGACAAACATGGAGGGTTAAGTTGAACTCTGGCTAATCTAACATTAACATAAATTCGTCATTTATAACAATCTTCAACAACtactttaaataaataacacatccTTAAGTACACGCCAAAATGAACAACTGTATATAGTAGCAGACAATCTAAATCATGAACTGAGAATTCATCAGTGGAAGACATTACCTCCAGTCTCTGCATCTCTATGACCTGGTCTCTGATACGGCTCTTGAAGGCCTCCAGAATGTTCAGCTGGCGTTCAATCTTAATCTTGATGTCCACAATCCTCTGCCTCAGGGACTCCGCCAGCGACATGTACTTGTTGTCATCGCCTTGGGGaagcaagaaaagaaaaatgtaacAAATTTGAATTGCAATCAAAGCCTGCCAGAATTCTGGGAGTGAAagtcacaaagtgtgtgtgtgtgtgtgtgtgtgtgtgtgtgttccaatcTTACCTGAGCTGGTGGTGAGACGATCACGAAGGTAGTCGTATGTCTGCTTGGATGACTGGTCGGTGGAGCGGTACTTCTGACGATTGTCGTCAAGGAGTTGGCGGATCTTGTCGATCCTGCCCAGCAGATCGTGGTCAGTTTTGTCCAGGAGGCCTTGGATACGGCAGCCAGATGGACATTTGGGGCCCTGGGTCATAGAAAAA belongs to Sardina pilchardus chromosome 16, fSarPil1.1, whole genome shotgun sequence and includes:
- the LOC134060393 gene encoding uncharacterized protein DDB_G0271670-like, with the protein product MKLQQVLCLCVLLVAAWATEFEDIGGGVRGNRPVEHSHKSADACETESWPMCTDGDWGPKCPSGCRIQGLLDKTDHDLLGRIDKIRQLLDDNRQKYRSTDQSSKQTYDYLRDRLTTSSGDDNKYMSLAESLRQRIVDIKIKIERQLNILEAFKSRIRDQVIEMQRLEVDIDMKLRNCKGSCAEYAEFSADRESYVAIDKQLDQLESIRVNSVERVGALRVMKSRQLKEVVVPSIYKSGLGAEEQKQYFTDVGQTELTLQGEGGTTYRGGTAPLTASSSHPHSSSSSSPHSSSSSSSSSHPHSSSSSSPHSSSSSSSHFSSSSSPHSSSSFPHSSSSSSSYPHSSSSSSSSSFPHSSSSSSSYPHSSSSSSSSFPHSSSSSLPHSSSSSSSHFSSSGFPDSSSSSSSHSSSFPHSSSSSSSSFPHSSSSSSSFPDSSASSTSHSSTSTHSTKCTRTVRKVIHHTKDGPVERVEEVLSGEGCDAMGGGDRSMTAFTHGGAADFFGGDVFKRFGSAFDDMSSPFGSAGSTKTMESTGMSSTKSLLSGTKTGSASGRGDADDLPDIFARG